From a region of the Candida albicans SC5314 chromosome 1, complete sequence genome:
- a CDS encoding putative aminopeptidase (Has domain(s) with predicted peptidase activity and role in proteolysis) → MRITVILGFTVCLTNAFPLDFPEWTTNAVSFFTNDGYRNSDRLIKLGPENYRIVSENEKLKLKRNKINFIDVTNQIPIESAIEQGLTLKPAPPSLWRKFQLMGSKQITTLKKKIPVYNYPKHPQYEKKVLSIFQSINVEFMQEKLSKFTSFYTRYYKSDYGAESAEWLYQQISDIIAPVKDTVTISKVEHKGWKQFSIIVSIPGKVTDKVVVGAHQDSANLILPNLMKAPGADDDGSGTVTILESLRLLIASYKDGTFKPYNTLEFHWYSAEEGGLLGSIDVFTRYSESNQVVVGMLQQDMTGYTQGSIDQGIEPHFGLIADYTSVELNNFLKQIITNYNSIPYHESECGYACSDHASALENGYPSSFLIESEMKYSNKYIHSTMDTIDRLDWAHIKEHVKLTVAYAYELSLARNLY, encoded by the coding sequence ATGAGGATTACGGTTATATTAGGTTTTACTGTATGTTTGACCAATGCTTTTCCTTTGGATTTCCCCGAATGGACAACAAATGCAGTTTCATTTTTTACCAATGATGGGTATCGGAACAGCGATagattaatcaaattagGTCCAGAAAACTATAGAATTGTTTCGGAGAACGAGAaattaaagttgaaaagaaacaagatTAATTTTATCGATGTCACTAATCAAATACCTATTGAAAGCGCAATTGAACAAGGTTTAACTTTGAAACCAGCTCCTCCTTCACTTTGGCGGAAATTCCAATTAATGGGATCTAAACAAATTACAACtttaaagaagaaaatccCAGTATACAACTACCCGAAACACCCtcaatatgaaaaaaaggTATTGAGTATTTTCCAATCCATAAACGTTGAGTTTAtgcaagaaaaattgagCAAGTTTACCTCCTTTTACACCAGATATTATAAATCAGATTATGGTGCTGAAAGTGCTGAATGGttatatcaacaaatctCAGATATCATTGCGCCAGTTAAAGATACTGTAACAATATCTAAGGTTGAACACAAAGGATGGAAACAGTTTTCCATTATTGTCTCCATTCCTGGAAAAGTGACTgataaagttgttgttggtgcCCATCAAGATTCCGCCAACTTAATTTTGccaaatttaatgaaaGCACCAGGTGCTGACGACGATGGATCAGGAACAGTTACAATTTTAGAGTCATTACGTCTTTTGATTGCTTCGTATAAAGATGGCACTTTCAAACCATACAACACTTTGGAGTTCCATTGGTATTCTGCGGAAGAAGGTGGATTATTGGGTTCGATTGATGTTTTCACTAGATATTCAGAAAGCAACCAAGTTGTAGTAGGGATGTTACAACAAGATATGACAGGATACACTCAAGGATCAATTGACCAAGGTATTGAGCCTCATTTCGGTTTGATTGCAGATTACACTAGTGTtgaattgaacaatttcttgaaacaaataatcACAAACTACAACTCCATTCCTTATCACGAGTCTGAATGTGGATATGCTTGTTCCGACCATGCAAGTGCATTGGAGAATGGGTATCCATCTTCATTCTTAATTGAAAgtgaaatgaaatatagCAACAAGTACATCCATTCTACCATGGATACAATCGACAGATTGGATTGGGCTCATATCAAAGAGCATGTCAAATTAACCGTTGCTTACGCATACGAATTAAGTTTAGCTAGAAatctttattaa
- the RIM1 gene encoding Rim1p (Putative single-stranded DNA-binding protein; protein level decreases in stationary phase cultures; rat catheter biofilm repressed) produces MLRSFTRSFTSTAVKRDFAKAQLFGRVGNVDFRESESGTKYVTYSVAVNRYDRESNGNIPTWYRVVAFDPVQIERLEKLLKVGSLVHVDAALRQRRHEDPETHKVTSDISLIQTGFDIASYRKKTEGEGEGEGEGESSSHQEE; encoded by the coding sequence atgttaaGATCATTTACTCGTTCATTTACTTCCACAGCTGTTAAGCGTGACTTTGCCAAAGCTCAATTGTTTGGTAGAGTTGGAAATGTTGACTTTAGAGAATCTGAAAGTGGTACCAAATATGTTACTTATAGTGTTGCTGTGAACCGTTACGACAGAGAGTCGAACGGTAATATTCCTACTTGGTACAGAGTTGTTGCATTTGATCCAGTTCAAATTGAACGTTTGGAAAAGCTCTTGAAAGTTGGTAGCCTTGTTCATGTTGATGCAGCTTTGCGTCAGAGACGTCATGAAGATCCAGAAACTCACAAAGTCACAAGTGATATTTCATTGATTCAAACAGGTTTCGATATTGCTAGTTATAGAAAGAAAACAGAAGGTGAAGGTGAAGGTGAAGGTGAAGGTGAAAGCAGCTCTCACCAAGAAGAGTAG
- a CDS encoding uncharacterized protein (Protein of unknown function; Spider biofilm induced) produces MVTASELNQLNVWNDKIEESTSCPESYIPDSISWMFGSSKICNTNNSSPTTNLRNKRLHYLFKNHGSTSKDQALNEKKNSSSNGSVKEGADSSIDYPTTQLNTHELTSKLELELVESSFLEYGINKVTTRESSHQGKERDCSFDSKTCDINCLNSISIGNSLPSEAEGSSFLQSTRDIESENFTAAPHQEFNTQMGHSPENMSIHSNPRKHRRDNNNMVYNCPKPVKRFKSKSQCDLVFPNLNFRNSG; encoded by the coding sequence ATGGTTACCGCTTCAGAGTTAAATCAGTTGAATGTATGGAATGACAAGATCGAAGAAAGCACTTCTTGTCCGGAAAGCTATATTCCCGACTCCATCAGTTGGATGTTTGGTCTGTCAAAAATTTGCAACACAAACAATCTGTCGCCAACAACAAACCTTAGAAATAAACGACTACATTATCTATTTAAAAATCACGGAAGTACTTCCAAAGATCAAGCACTAAatgagaaaaagaattctAGTAGTAACGGTCTGGTCAAAGAAGGAGCAGACTCGTCGATTGATTATCCAACAACACAATTAAACACACATGAATTAACCAGTAAGTTAGAATTGGAGTTAGTAGAATCATCCTTTTTAGAATATGGAATAAACAAGGTAACAACAAGGGAATCTTCACATCAAGGTAAGGAGCGTGATTGCCTGTTTGATAGTAAAACTTGTGAtataaattgtttgaattcGATTTCAATAGGGAATAGTTTGCCTAGTGAAGCAGAGGGGAGTCTGTTTTTGCAATCCACTAGAGATATCGAGCTGGAAAATTTCACAGCAGCCCCACATCAAGAGTTTAATACACAAATGGGACACTCTCCAGAGAATATGCTGATTCACAGTAATCCTCGGAAACACAGACGtgataataacaatatgGTGTACAATTGTCCTAAACCTGTTAAAAGattcaaatccaaatctCAATGTGACTTGGTATTTCCAAACTTGAATTTTCGAAACTCTGGTTAG
- the AUT7 gene encoding ubiquitin-like protein (Putative autophagosome protein; macrophage/pseudohyphal-repressed; alternatively spliced intron in 5' UTR; Spider biofilm induced): MRSQFKDEHPFEKRQAEAARIAQRFKDRVPVICEKVENSDIPEIDKRKYLVPVDLTVGQFVYVIRKRIKLPSEKAIFIFVNDILPPTAALISTIYEEHKDEDGFLYVLYSGENTFGEKLAIDISSLDFSDIPDYV, translated from the exons ATGAGATCACAATTCAAAGACGAGCATCCTTTTG AAAAGAGACAAGCCGAGGCAGCCAGAATTGCTCAGAGGTTCAAGGATAGAGTACCAGTCATCTGTGAAAAGGTTGAGAATTCCGATATCCCCGAAATTGATAAACGTAAATATTTAGTGCCAGTGGATTTGACTGTTGGTCAATTTGTTTACGttattagaaaaagaatcaagTTACCAAGCGAAAAAGCCATTTTCATCTTTGTCAATGACATATTACCCCCAACCGCTGCATTAATCAGTACAATCTACGAAGAACACAAGGACGAAGATGGTTTCTTATACGTTTTATACTCTGGAGAGAATACTTTTGGCGAGAAACTAGCAATTGACATTTCATCATTAGATTTCAGTGATATCCCTGATTATGTTTAA
- the UGA4 gene encoding Uga4p (Putative gamma-aminobutyric acid/polyamine permease; nitrogen catabolite repressed gene, induced in absence of preferred N sources; transcriptionally induced upon phagocytosis by macrophage; gene regulation by nitrogen source requires Gat1p), whose translation MSKIHTVLSQEELVEQVKSHKEYYNNTQNVEGRRIDPNLASNDVEMLGQLGYKQELKRHFSTFQCFGVAFSIMGLLPSIASIFSQGIVAGPAGFLWGWVISSLLILTIGVAMSISGSSISTSGGLYYWTNYYAPPRVKTVLSYLIGNTNSIALVGSFCSVVYGFAIQVYAIVVIARDGDFEVTQAKLYGVFVACVIAEVAVTCLSSKNCAHLQTVSVVCNVFIIIVYILAMLVGSRGKFKPASYVFGEFENLSDWPIGWTQISAAWLPAIWTIGAFDSVIHQSEEVHNAGRVIPIGILGSISACGTLGTIIIIVTLFCIQTDDIEGHILGSKFGQPMAQIIYDVLGKKWALFFMTFMSICQFLMGSSILTAISRQIWAFSRDNGLPFSFWIKRVNKNLSTPINAVIFGGICSVIMGLLVLIGTVAANALFSLYIAGNYLAWSTPTLLRLTSGRKLFVPGKFYLGKVFSPLIEWISVIFGFYTIVMVMLPASSHVDKDTMNYTCVITPAVIILSYIYYMLYSRKHYHGPCKTIDVEDECEILDGIEHQHIDAELSEKS comes from the coding sequence ATGCTGAAGATTCATACTGTTCTTTCTCAAGAGGAGTTGGTTGAACAAGTGAAATCCCACAAAGAAtactacaacaacacaCAGAATGTGGAAGGGAGAAGGATAGATCCCAACCTTGCTTCCAATGACGTGGAAATGTTGGGTCAATTAGGTtataaacaagaattgaaacgTCATTTTTCAACCTTTCAATGTTTTGGAGTGGCATTCTCCATCATGGGATTATTGCCAAGTATAGCTTCTATTTTTTCCCAAGGTATAGTTGCTGGTCCAGCTGGTTTTCTCTGGGGGTGGGTTATTTCTTCGTTATTGATTCTTACTATCGGGGTGGCTATGTCTATTTCGGGTTCTTCTATTTCCACTAGTGGTGGTTTATATTATTGGACAAACTATTATGCTCCTCCAAGAGTCAAGACTGTACTTTCATATTTAATTGGTAACACAAATTCCATTGCTCTTGTAGGTAGTTTCTGTTCTGTGGTGTATGGTTTTGCAATTCAAGTTTATGCAATTGTCGTTATTGCTCGAGATGGAGATTTTGAAGTTACTCAAGCTAAATTATACGGAGTGTTTGTGGCCTGTGTCATTGCAGAAGTAGCAGTAACTTGTTTGTCAAGTAAAAACTGTGCACATTTACAAACTGTTTCCGTTGTCTGCAatgttttcattatcatcgtGTATATTCTTGCTATGCTTGTTGGTTCCAGAGGTAAATTCAAACCTGCCTCTTATGTCTTTGGTGAATTTGAGAATTTATCGGATTGGCCAATTGGTTGGACTCAAATTTCCGCTGCCTGGCTTCCAGCAATTTGGACAATTGGTGCCTTTGACAGTGTTATCCATCAATCTGAAGAAGTACACAATGCCGGTAGAGTCATTCCAATTGGTATATTGGGATCGATTAGTGCTTGTGGTACATTGGGAACAATCATAATTATTGTCACCTTGTTTTGTATACAAACAGATGACATTGAAGGACATATTCTTGGATCAAAGTTTGGCCAACCAATGGCACAGATCATTTACGATGTTTTGGGTAAAAAGTGGGCATTGTTCTTTATGACATTTATGCTGATCTGTCAGTTCCTTATGGGTTCATCTATCCTTACTGCAATTTCTCGTCAAATCTGGGCATTTAGTCGTGACAATGGGTTGCCCTTCAGTTTCTGGATCAAGCGtgttaataaaaatttgtCCACTCCTATTAATGCCGTTATTTTTGGTGGTATTTGCTCAGTCATCATGGGTTTGCTTGTTTTGATCGGTACTGTTGCTGCAAACGCATTGTTTTCTCTTTACATTGCTGGAAACTATTTGGCATGGTCTACACCAACTCTCCTCAGGTTGACAAGCGGACGCAAACTTTTTGTTCCAGGAAAGTTCTATTTGGGTAAGGTATTCTCACCTTTGATTGAATGGATCTCTGTGATCTTTGGATTTTATACTATTGTCATGGTTATGCTCCCAGCTTCTAGTCACGTCGACAAGGATACCATGAACTACACATGTGTCATTACACCAGCTGTTATAATACTTTCTTACATCTACTATATGCTCTATCTGAGAAAACATTATCATGGTCCATGTAAAACtattgatgttgaagaCGAATGTGAAATCCTTGATGGCATTGAACATCAACATATAGATGCAGAGTTGAGTGAAAAGTCTTGA
- a CDS encoding 60S ribosomal protein uL30 (60S ribosomal protein L7; snoRNA snR39b encoded within the 2nd intron) produces the protein MATTLKPETLQKKEKAQQKTAEERAAAKKVRKAANKEKRKVIFDRAAAYQKEYTEAERSVIKAKRDAKASNSYYVDAQPKLVFVVRIKGINKIPPKPRKVLQLLRLTQINAGVFVRLTKATSELIKLAEPYVAYGYPSLSTIRQLVYKRGFGKVNKQRIALSDNAIIEANLGKFNILSIEDLIHEIYTVGPNFKQVSNFLWPFKLSNPNGGFRARKFQHFIQGGDTGNREQFINALVKQMN, from the exons ATGGCTAC CACTTTGAAACCAGAAACTttacaaaagaaagaaaaagctCAACAAAAAACTGCTGAAGAAAGAGCTGCTGCCAAGAAGGTCAGAAAAGCT GccaacaaagaaaagagaaaggTTATCTTTGACAGAGCTGCTGCTTACCAAAAGGAATACACTGAAGCTGAAAGATCTGTCATCAAAGCCAAGAGAGATGCTAAAGCTTCTAACTCTTACTACGTTGATGCTCAACCAAAATTGGTTTTCGTTGTCAGAATCAAGGGTATTAACAAGATTCCACCAAAGCCAAGAAAGGTCTTGCAATTATTAAGATTGACCCAAATCAATGCTGGTGTTTTTGTCAGATTGACTAAAGCCACCTCtgaattgatcaaattggCTGAACCATACGTTGCTTACGGTTACCCATCTTTGTCTACCATCAGACAATTAGTTTACAAGAGAGGTTTCGGTAAGGTCAACAAGCAAAGAATTGCTTTGTCCGACAATGCCATCATTGAAGCCAACTTGGGTAAATTCAACATCTTGTCTATTGAAGATTTGATTCACGAAATTTACACTGTTGGTCCAAACTTCAAACAAGTCAGCAACTTCTTGTGGCCATTCAAATTATCCAATCCAAACGGTGGTTTCAGAGCCAGAAAATTCCAACACTTTATCCAAGGTGGTGACACCGGTAACAGAGAACAATTCATTAACGCTTTGGTCAAACAAATGAACTAA
- a CDS encoding uncharacterized protein (Ortholog of C. dubliniensis CD36 : Cd36_05410, C. parapsilosis CDC317 : CPAR2_107480, Candida tenuis NRRL Y-1498 : CANTEDRAFT_94695 and Debaryomyces hansenii CBS767 : DEHA2D02288g) produces MIATQQNIIDKLIDICWKRVRGTSDFIFLSQIRPIINEIQDILQKDSLFNERENEIIKQFIQSDPMKKLQKQELKKFIDRSVEFGNFEIFLFNRHKLTSYEIKRRIEQNSLSNDSMTNTKIPRLLPNREYKYKVWDELRQKDDYIKEKTQALESKDLKYSSLLSQIDEQLLAVKTLKGENLTLKKHIQELESQLSRQPPVNKSNAVYHLQLKERDLTIKKLDQVGKEYKKRIHQLEQQQLETSKAMNKLKQSILEQDKLVGRLKEKLINKTNDDTSNLKKFVTSLPIIKQWYILLKYKMDNKSTKMFALNIMLLVLTAWLFGMVVQMTYRTGILLFSTSPSPATYVYDSYGKNRLNYRLGFDVWRNIPWLEKLIYHYLEW; encoded by the coding sequence ATGATAGCAACtcaacaaaatataatagATAAGTTAATTGATATATGTTGGAAACGAGTAAGAGGAACTTCTGactttatatttttatccCAGATCCGACCTATTATCAATGAAATTCAAGATATATTGCAGAAAGATTCACTATTTAATGAACgagaaaatgaaataatcaaacaatttataCAAAGTGATCCTATGAAGAAACTTCAAAAGCAGGAGCTCAAAAAGTTTATAGACCGATCTGTTGAGTTTGggaattttgaaatatttttgttcaatagACATAAACTAACGTCATATGAAATTAAACGACgaattgaacaaaataGCTTACTGAATGATTCTATGACAAATACTAAAATACCAAGACTCTTGCCTAATCGTGAGTATAAGTACAAAGTTTGGGATGAGTTGAGACAAAAAGACGATTatatcaaagaaaaaacacaGGCCCTAGAATCGAAAGACTTGAAGTATTCGCTGCTATTGTCTCAAATTGATGAACAATTGCTTGCAGTAAAGACCCTCAAGGGTGAAAATCTTACACTTAAAAAGCATATACAAGAGCTTGAATCACAACTATCGAGGCAACCACCAGTGAACAAATCAAATGCTGTTTATCATTTGCAATTGAAAGAACGCGATTTGACtatcaaaaaattggacCAAGTTGGTAAAGAGTATAAAAAACGTATACATCAGTTGGAGCAGCAACAACTCGAAACAAGCAAGGCTATGAATAAACTTAAACAAAGCATACTTGAGCAGGATAAGCTAGTGGGAAGACTAAAGGAAAAGTTGATCAACAAGACGAATGATGATACATCTAACCTAAAGAAGTTTGTAACTAGTTTGCCTATAATAAAGCAATGGTACATTTTGCTTAAATACAAAATGGATAATAAAAGCACCAAGATGTTTGCTTTGAATATAATGTTGCTAGTTTTAACTGCTTGGTTATTTGGAATGGTTGTACAAATGACCTATCGCACAGGAATATTGTTGTTCTCTACATCACCCAGTCCAGCAACCTATGTTTACGATAGCTATGGGAAAAATAGACTAAACTATAGACTTGGGTTTGATGTATGGCGAAATATTCCTTGGCTTGAAAAACTAATATATCATTATCTCGAGTggtaa